The following are encoded in a window of Mycoplasmopsis verecunda genomic DNA:
- a CDS encoding class I tRNA ligase family protein, which translates to MTKIYTCGPTVYNDVHIGNLRPIVTMDLILKAYRALGKEFKFVHNITDIDDKIINKAFQTGRSESEIAKEYANKYLDILNKFNVDTITNLEYVTENLDLIIKFISNLINIGAAYQDAEGNVWFDVLKYQDKYGTVSNQKLQNMVSEESEFSSLKKSPFDFALWKKTKVGVTHPSPFSNGRPGWHTECAVLINKHFENDGVDIHSGGMDLTFPHHENENIQFLALTGNNIAKNWLRTGQINLNGIKMSKSLQNVILPKDFLNTYSADVLKTIFLQNGFTSEINIDEDSLKSVTTFLNKIKRIYFTAYLNQFNENNFDKELFTQAMQSVADMKFSNFNKLVNDLIKQANKSKEEKYFATIIMIFNSLGYEFNKIDFKHYEKIYNNWQAQLQTKNYQEADKLRAELTNNNLI; encoded by the coding sequence ATGACTAAAATTTATACTTGCGGACCCACTGTTTATAATGATGTTCATATTGGTAATTTAAGACCAATTGTTACTATGGATTTAATTCTAAAAGCATATCGTGCATTAGGTAAAGAATTTAAATTTGTTCATAATATTACCGATATTGATGACAAAATAATAAATAAAGCTTTTCAAACTGGAAGAAGTGAAAGCGAAATAGCTAAAGAATACGCTAATAAGTATCTTGATATCTTAAATAAATTTAATGTGGATACAATAACAAATCTCGAATATGTGACTGAAAATTTAGATTTAATTATTAAATTTATTAGTAATTTAATCAATATTGGAGCAGCATATCAAGATGCAGAGGGTAATGTATGATTTGATGTTTTAAAATACCAAGATAAATATGGCACTGTATCAAATCAAAAACTTCAAAATATGGTTTCGGAAGAATCTGAATTTAGTTCATTGAAAAAATCACCTTTTGATTTTGCTCTATGAAAGAAAACAAAAGTCGGAGTTACGCATCCATCGCCTTTTTCTAATGGTCGTCCAGGTTGACATACCGAATGTGCTGTTTTAATTAATAAACATTTTGAAAATGATGGTGTTGATATTCATAGTGGTGGAATGGATTTAACATTTCCACATCATGAAAATGAAAATATTCAATTTTTAGCTTTAACAGGTAATAATATAGCTAAAAATTGACTTCGTACAGGACAAATTAATTTAAATGGAATTAAGATGTCAAAATCATTACAAAATGTTATTTTACCTAAAGATTTCTTAAATACTTATAGTGCAGATGTACTAAAAACAATATTTTTACAAAATGGTTTTACAAGTGAAATTAATATCGATGAAGATTCATTAAAATCAGTAACTACATTTTTAAATAAAATTAAAAGAATTTATTTCACAGCATATTTAAATCAATTTAATGAAAATAACTTTGACAAGGAGTTATTTACTCAAGCTATGCAATCAGTTGCTGATATGAAATTTTCTAATTTCAACAAATTAGTCAATGATTTAATCAAGCAAGCTAATAAATCCAAAGAAGAAAAATATTTTGCAACAATAATAATGATATTTAATTCATTAGGTTACGAATTTAATAAGATTGATTTTAAACATTATGAAAAAATCTATAACAATTGACAAGCACAATTACAAACTAAAAATTATCAAGAAGCGGATAAATTAAGAGCTGAATTAACAAATAATAATTTAATCTAA
- the argS gene encoding arginine--tRNA ligase, protein MSLKQRVKSVIVKSLINLQSEGFFTSELDIETLNFNVVQPNVPENLNVEQLQYDFSTNIAFVVKQYAEVKNPLAIAEKIVGLLKQDKIFKQIDIAKPGFINFILSDNVFLDVISEVLEQKSSFGGNYIKNEKLNVEFVSANPTGFLHVGHARGAAFGDSLVRIMRHAGYLVEAEYYVNDAGNQINVLTNSLWVRYSELFGINHTMPEDCYRGNDIIWAAQLVRDNYGDQFLELTEEKRAKLANIATEIMLDKIKEDLNQFNVSFNTFSSEKAIKESGYIEKTLETLKPNTYEQDGALFLKTETLGDDKDRVLVKSNGDYTYFLPDISYHQYKFSKCNKLINIFGADHSGYIQRMKIAMQYLGFNPDDLDILTIQLVRLIKDGQEFKMSKRAGTSVTLADLMDVSSTDAIRFMMLTREINNKFDFDIDFANSKDSKNPVFIVQYAHSRAVSLLDRISQDQINQDIQFTDKAKKLIVELDNFDELIKTIITTTKVNLMTQYLINLAKLFNSFYAETKLLDHPDQSTYAYLVQAVQIILQLGLNLIGVSAPKSM, encoded by the coding sequence ATGTCATTAAAACAAAGAGTAAAAAGTGTCATTGTTAAATCACTTATTAATTTACAATCTGAAGGTTTTTTTACTAGTGAATTAGATATTGAAACATTAAATTTTAATGTTGTTCAACCTAATGTACCTGAAAATCTAAATGTAGAACAATTACAATATGATTTTTCAACAAATATTGCATTTGTTGTTAAGCAATATGCTGAAGTAAAAAATCCTTTAGCTATAGCTGAAAAAATAGTTGGCTTATTAAAACAAGATAAGATTTTTAAACAAATTGATATAGCTAAACCAGGATTTATTAATTTCATTTTATCTGATAATGTCTTTTTAGATGTAATTAGTGAAGTTTTAGAACAAAAATCATCTTTTGGTGGAAACTATATTAAAAACGAAAAATTAAATGTTGAATTTGTTTCAGCTAATCCAACTGGATTTCTCCATGTTGGTCATGCTAGAGGGGCGGCTTTCGGAGATTCATTAGTTAGAATAATGAGACATGCTGGATATTTAGTTGAAGCTGAATATTATGTTAATGATGCAGGAAATCAAATTAATGTATTAACTAATTCATTATGAGTAAGATATAGTGAATTATTTGGAATTAATCATACAATGCCAGAAGATTGCTATAGAGGAAATGATATCATTTGAGCCGCACAATTAGTCAGAGATAATTACGGCGACCAATTCCTTGAATTAACTGAAGAAAAAAGAGCTAAACTAGCAAATATTGCAACTGAAATAATGCTTGATAAAATCAAAGAAGATTTAAATCAATTTAATGTTTCATTCAATACTTTTTCAAGTGAAAAAGCAATTAAAGAAAGTGGATATATTGAAAAAACACTAGAAACATTAAAACCAAATACATACGAACAAGATGGTGCTTTATTCTTAAAAACTGAAACACTCGGAGATGATAAAGATCGTGTTTTAGTTAAATCAAACGGTGATTACACATATTTCTTACCTGATATTTCATATCACCAATATAAGTTTTCAAAATGCAATAAGTTAATTAATATTTTTGGTGCCGATCATTCAGGTTATATTCAAAGAATGAAAATTGCTATGCAATATTTAGGATTTAATCCAGATGATTTAGATATTTTAACCATTCAATTAGTTCGTTTAATTAAAGATGGTCAAGAATTTAAAATGTCTAAGCGTGCAGGAACTTCAGTTACTTTAGCTGATTTAATGGATGTTTCTTCTACAGATGCAATTAGATTTATGATGTTAACTAGAGAAATTAATAATAAGTTTGACTTTGATATCGATTTTGCTAACTCAAAAGATTCTAAAAACCCAGTATTTATCGTCCAATATGCTCATTCACGTGCTGTATCATTATTAGATAGAATTTCTCAGGACCAAATTAATCAAGATATCCAATTTACAGATAAAGCTAAAAAACTAATTGTTGAATTAGATAATTTTGATGAGCTTATTAAAACCATCATAACAACAACTAAGGTTAATTTAATGACTCAATACTTAATTAATTTAGCTAAATTATTCAATAGTTTCTATGCAGAAACCAAATTACTTGATCACCCAGATCAAAGTACATATGCTTACTTAGTGCAAGCTGTACAAATTATTTTACAATTAGGACTAAATCTTATCGGTGTTTCTGCTCCTAAATCAATGTAA
- the rpoE gene encoding DNA-directed RNA polymerase subunit delta: MSRTMLEIAINKVNQNPGVEFTFFELFDAVENELKPEWEVRFVSEDKPYEKVRETKMGELYRLLTVDKRFQRTADENWEGKNTDF, from the coding sequence ATGTCAAGAACAATGTTAGAAATCGCAATTAATAAAGTTAATCAAAATCCAGGAGTAGAATTTACATTCTTCGAATTATTTGATGCTGTTGAAAACGAACTAAAACCAGAATGAGAAGTTCGTTTTGTTTCAGAAGATAAACCATATGAAAAAGTTCGTGAAACAAAAATGGGTGAATTATATCGTTTATTAACAGTTGATAAAAGATTCCAAAGAACTGCTGATGAAAATTGAGAAGGAAAAAACACAGATTTTTAG
- the fba gene encoding class II fructose-1,6-bisphosphate aldolase, which translates to MALVNARDMLKRARKGKYAVPHFNINNLEWTKAILLTCEEMKSPVILGVSEGALKYMGGFATVSGMVLGMIKDFKITIPVALHLDHGSFDGCVQAINSEAFTSIMFDGSHLPFDKNKEMTQELVFLANSRNMSVEAEVGSIGGEEDGIIGEGEIADVKQAVSLARQGITVLAAGIGNIHGIYPKEWKGLNFDVLSELATETRLGIVLHGGSGIPKDQIQKAISLGVTKINVNTELQLANHDAIREFIISGKDLEGKNYDPRKLYKPGYEAMCKVIKEKILEFGSQEKA; encoded by the coding sequence ATGGCTTTAGTCAATGCAAGAGATATGCTTAAAAGAGCAAGAAAAGGAAAATATGCTGTTCCTCATTTTAATATCAATAATTTAGAATGAACTAAAGCAATTTTACTTACTTGTGAAGAAATGAAATCACCTGTTATTCTTGGTGTTTCAGAAGGTGCTTTAAAATACATGGGTGGATTTGCTACAGTTTCAGGAATGGTACTAGGAATGATTAAAGATTTTAAAATCACAATTCCTGTTGCTTTACACCTAGATCATGGTTCATTTGATGGATGTGTACAAGCTATTAATTCAGAAGCTTTTACATCAATTATGTTTGATGGATCGCATCTACCATTTGATAAAAATAAAGAAATGACACAAGAATTAGTCTTTTTAGCTAATTCAAGAAATATGTCTGTTGAAGCTGAAGTTGGTTCAATTGGTGGAGAAGAAGATGGAATCATTGGTGAGGGAGAAATTGCTGATGTTAAACAAGCTGTTTCACTAGCTCGTCAAGGTATTACAGTTTTAGCTGCGGGTATTGGTAATATACATGGAATTTATCCTAAAGAATGAAAAGGATTAAATTTTGATGTTTTATCAGAATTAGCTACCGAGACCAGATTAGGAATTGTACTTCATGGTGGTAGCGGAATCCCGAAAGATCAAATTCAAAAAGCTATTTCATTAGGAGTAACTAAAATTAATGTTAATACTGAATTACAATTAGCTAACCATGATGCTATCAGAGAATTTATCATTTCAGGAAAAGATTTAGAAGGTAAAAATTATGACCCACGTAAGCTTTATAAACCAGGATATGAAGCTATGTGCAAGGTAATTAAAGAAAAAATTCTAGAATTCGGATCGCAAGAAAAGGCATAA
- a CDS encoding thermonuclease family protein, with protein sequence MKKFKTILLALAGITVSTFPIIAASCWNDQNQKEPEKTSDPIDNPPVAVPIEPPSEDPVTPPETDPKPPSGDPAITPPISDPAQAIKLLSKQITNVITTQLLSLAEIKNDKDFVSYLDTKVSELDKLQNSTINIEQLPELSSKLTNEALNLDKIYQTFTSEDELNKKVKSEWIKFNTAYSKIVSKALHIKDHDLIFEESKAKYKDFINNLNRNYSSERYTFISNNQSPTNFVELNQNIIRDYKDFMKGHLPTNYAVLENINDVVDGDTIYGVIIGIPQFAGQDITAQYFPALSSKDKNKLLGIRFRGVDTPETFKPTRPDKNAKLAPKENEYAQLAKENLRKIVEDEYGIFYLKKTTEDKYGRWISFFFPDSSMKLAEEFGVQQVAAGLAQVQYIQDKNPNKLFYTNTPLEKEYYKFVLQVQQKAMKEKVGFWKENIKDVFHVG encoded by the coding sequence ATGAAAAAATTTAAGACAATATTATTAGCTCTTGCAGGCATTACTGTAAGTACATTTCCTATCATAGCGGCTTCTTGCTGAAATGATCAAAATCAAAAAGAACCTGAAAAAACTAGTGATCCAATAGATAATCCACCAGTTGCAGTTCCTATCGAACCGCCGTCTGAAGATCCTGTTACACCACCTGAAACAGATCCTAAACCACCTTCAGGCGACCCTGCTATCACCCCCCCAATTAGCGATCCTGCTCAAGCAATTAAATTATTAAGTAAGCAAATAACTAATGTAATAACTACTCAATTATTATCATTAGCAGAGATTAAAAATGATAAAGATTTCGTTTCGTATTTAGATACTAAAGTATCAGAGCTTGATAAATTACAAAATTCAACAATAAATATTGAACAATTACCAGAATTATCATCTAAACTAACTAATGAAGCGCTTAATTTAGATAAGATTTATCAAACATTTACAAGTGAAGATGAATTAAATAAGAAAGTTAAATCTGAATGAATTAAATTTAATACAGCTTATAGCAAAATCGTGTCTAAAGCTCTTCATATAAAAGATCATGACTTGATTTTTGAAGAAAGTAAGGCAAAATATAAAGATTTTATTAATAATTTAAATAGAAATTACTCATCTGAAAGATATACCTTTATTTCTAACAATCAATCACCTACAAATTTTGTCGAATTAAATCAAAATATAATAAGAGATTATAAAGATTTTATGAAAGGTCATTTACCTACAAATTATGCAGTATTAGAAAATATTAATGATGTCGTAGATGGTGATACTATATATGGTGTAATCATTGGTATTCCACAATTTGCAGGTCAAGATATAACGGCACAATATTTCCCAGCACTTAGTTCAAAAGATAAAAATAAATTATTAGGCATTAGATTTAGAGGTGTAGATACACCCGAAACATTTAAACCAACTCGACCAGACAAGAATGCTAAATTAGCACCAAAAGAAAACGAATATGCACAATTAGCAAAAGAAAATTTACGAAAAATAGTTGAAGATGAATACGGAATATTTTACCTTAAGAAAACTACAGAAGATAAATATGGAAGATGAATTTCATTCTTTTTCCCAGATTCATCAATGAAACTAGCAGAAGAATTTGGTGTACAACAAGTTGCAGCTGGACTTGCACAAGTTCAATACATTCAGGATAAAAATCCTAATAAACTTTTCTATACAAACACACCTTTAGAAAAAGAATACTATAAATTTGTATTACAAGTACAACAGAAAGCTATGAAAGAAAAAGTTGGATTTTGAAAAGAAAATATTAAAGATGTATTCCATGTTGGATAA
- a CDS encoding DNA topoisomerase subunit B — protein sequence MSDQKQQNNNYNASNIQFLEGLEHVRKRPGMYIGSTSKSGLHHLVWEIVDNSVDECMAGFASRIDITIAPDNSIIVEDNGRGIPVDTHERFKISALEVVLTKLNAGGKFESNAYKVSGGLHGVGASVVNALSDSFKAWVKRNGNIYFAEFANGGKTIQSTHIIGTCDENETGTKIQFHPDYLVMEQLPFDKELIIDHAKQIAHLNKGLYVSVTDLRDNTQVEFQYDNGIIDYVNELNEGYKPVTPVIYAEGEYTTKNLKGDDVAIGVEVAMQYLSDLYRGNIISYTNNISTHEGGSHVSGFYDALMRLVNNYGIEHGIIKTDAEKFTRDDLLEGVTAVISIKHPDPEFEGQTKGKLGSKDARQAVNKVFSPILERFLNENPDLAKKILEIATTARKGRLASNAARENARRKNVFESGGLPGKLSDCSSKNAEISELYIVEGNSAGGSAKMGRDRKTQAILPLRGKIINVEKSRQEKVLANEEILSLITALGTGLGDNFNINKLRYHKIVIMTDADVDGAHIRTLLLTFFYRYFKPLIEHGFIYIAQPPLYKIQQNKFVAYAFNDAQKDAILADLNPNTKITIQRYKGLGEMDPEQLWETTMDPENRKMLQVQIEDAYKADQVFETLMGERVEPRREFIQANAKYVKNIDL from the coding sequence ATGTCTGACCAAAAACAACAAAATAATAATTATAATGCAAGTAATATTCAGTTTCTAGAAGGTTTAGAACACGTTAGAAAAAGACCTGGAATGTATATTGGTTCTACATCAAAATCAGGACTTCATCATCTTGTATGAGAAATTGTTGACAACTCAGTTGATGAATGTATGGCGGGTTTTGCTTCTCGAATTGATATTACTATTGCTCCAGATAACTCTATCATAGTTGAAGATAATGGTCGTGGTATTCCTGTAGACACTCATGAAAGATTTAAGATATCAGCATTAGAAGTTGTATTAACTAAACTTAATGCTGGTGGTAAATTCGAATCAAATGCTTATAAAGTATCAGGTGGATTACATGGTGTTGGTGCTTCAGTTGTTAATGCTTTATCTGATTCATTTAAAGCATGAGTAAAAAGAAACGGAAACATTTATTTCGCTGAATTTGCTAACGGTGGAAAAACTATTCAATCAACACACATTATTGGAACTTGTGATGAAAATGAGACAGGAACTAAAATTCAATTCCATCCTGACTATTTAGTAATGGAACAACTTCCTTTTGATAAAGAATTAATTATAGACCATGCTAAACAAATTGCTCACCTTAATAAGGGACTTTATGTATCAGTAACAGATTTAAGAGATAATACTCAAGTTGAATTCCAATATGATAATGGAATTATTGACTATGTAAATGAACTTAATGAAGGATATAAACCAGTTACACCAGTTATTTATGCTGAAGGTGAATATACGACTAAGAATCTTAAAGGAGATGATGTTGCTATCGGAGTAGAAGTTGCAATGCAATATCTCTCTGATTTATATCGTGGTAATATCATTTCATATACCAATAATATTTCAACTCATGAAGGCGGATCACATGTTTCGGGATTCTATGATGCTTTAATGAGGCTAGTAAACAACTATGGTATTGAGCACGGAATAATTAAAACAGATGCTGAAAAATTTACTCGTGATGATTTATTAGAAGGGGTAACAGCAGTTATTTCAATTAAACACCCAGATCCTGAATTTGAAGGTCAAACAAAAGGAAAACTTGGTTCTAAGGATGCCCGTCAAGCTGTAAATAAAGTATTTAGCCCTATACTTGAAAGATTTCTAAATGAAAATCCAGATTTAGCTAAGAAAATATTAGAAATAGCTACAACAGCTCGTAAAGGTCGTTTAGCATCAAATGCTGCTAGAGAAAATGCTAGAAGAAAAAATGTTTTCGAAAGTGGTGGATTACCTGGTAAACTTTCAGACTGTAGTTCAAAAAATGCTGAAATTTCAGAACTTTATATTGTCGAAGGGAACTCAGCTGGTGGTAGTGCTAAAATGGGACGTGACCGTAAAACACAAGCTATTTTACCATTAAGAGGGAAAATAATTAATGTCGAAAAATCACGTCAAGAAAAAGTGCTTGCTAATGAAGAAATTCTTTCTCTAATTACAGCACTTGGAACCGGATTGGGCGATAACTTTAATATTAATAAATTAAGATATCATAAAATAGTTATTATGACTGATGCCGATGTTGATGGTGCTCACATTAGAACTTTACTTTTAACATTCTTCTATAGATATTTTAAGCCTTTAATTGAGCATGGATTTATTTACATTGCTCAACCACCTCTTTACAAAATTCAACAAAATAAATTTGTTGCATATGCTTTCAATGATGCACAAAAAGATGCAATATTAGCTGATTTAAATCCAAATACTAAAATTACTATTCAACGTTACAAAGGACTTGGAGAAATGGACCCAGAACAATTATGAGAGACAACAATGGATCCTGAAAATAGAAAAATGCTTCAAGTGCAAATTGAAGATGCTTATAAAGCTGATCAAGTATTTGAAACACTTATGGGTGAACGCGTTGAACCTAGACGCGAATTCATTCAAGCTAATGCTAAATATGTTAAGAACATTGACTTATAA
- a CDS encoding bifunctional 5,10-methylenetetrahydrofolate dehydrogenase/5,10-methenyltetrahydrofolate cyclohydrolase produces the protein MQILNGKELAKAELAKLKQELIELELPRALTMAIIQVGDNEASNKYIKHKLRVAEDLGIEATLYKFPEDISQDRLLKRMDRINEKHDGIIVQLPLPKHLPTQVILDAVPYDKDIDGLTSKNEFRLYNDQPEKHFVPATARGVLELMEYYNIDVRDKKVCVVGRSHVVGKPLAHIIKRMGATVATYNETTGIKGVESGDIVIVAIGVAKYVKANNIKDGAIVIDVGTNLDDQLTNELCGDVDYESVKEKASAITPVPGGVGPMTVVSLMKNLVDIIR, from the coding sequence ATGCAAATATTAAATGGAAAAGAACTTGCTAAAGCTGAATTAGCGAAATTAAAACAAGAATTAATTGAACTTGAATTGCCAAGAGCCTTAACTATGGCAATTATTCAAGTTGGAGATAATGAAGCATCGAATAAATATATTAAGCATAAGTTAAGAGTTGCTGAAGATTTAGGAATTGAAGCAACTTTATACAAATTCCCTGAAGATATTTCTCAAGATAGATTACTCAAAAGAATGGATAGAATTAATGAAAAACATGATGGTATTATCGTGCAATTACCATTGCCTAAACATTTACCAACACAAGTAATCCTTGATGCTGTTCCATATGATAAAGATATTGATGGATTAACAAGCAAAAATGAATTTAGACTTTATAATGATCAACCTGAAAAACACTTTGTTCCTGCTACAGCTCGTGGAGTTTTAGAGTTAATGGAATACTACAATATTGATGTTAGGGATAAAAAAGTTTGTGTTGTAGGTCGTTCACATGTTGTTGGAAAACCACTAGCTCACATTATTAAAAGAATGGGAGCAACTGTAGCTACATATAATGAAACAACAGGTATTAAAGGTGTTGAATCAGGAGATATTGTAATTGTTGCTATTGGTGTAGCTAAATATGTCAAAGCTAATAACATAAAAGATGGAGCTATTGTTATTGATGTAGGAACTAATTTAGATGATCAATTAACTAATGAATTATGTGGTGATGTTGATTATGAATCGGTTAAAGAAAAAGCTTCTGCTATTACTCCTGTACCAGGTGGAGTTGGCCCTATGACAGTTGTTTCATTAATGAAGAATTTAGTTGATATTATCCGTTAA
- a CDS encoding valine--tRNA ligase: protein MDKSYNHKLVEAGIDQKWQEKKYFQTHDETKKPFTILLPPPNVTGKLHLGHALDVYIQDTIIRYKKLNGFDVLWLPGMDHAGIATQSKVEDEIYKAEGLNRHDLGREEFIRRVWEWKVQYAELFRKQWSTIGLALDYSSERFTLDEKANQAVQKVFVDLYNKGFIYKGVKAINWDVKLQTALSNIEVNNEPTEQKMYYIKYPVENSNDYLVIATVRTETLLSDVAVVYNPNDERYQHLAGKYVIHPVTGKRLPIIADEYVEIGFGSGLMKLSAHAEADIDIMKKLGFEILETIDKQGYINYQELPQFHKMERFQAREAIAKYLEQNNLLEKVETTISNVGISDRSKTPVEILVLPQWFVKMDHFRDLIINDLNSGNGVEFFPKRFENTMRQWMENVYDWTISRQLWWGHRIPAWYNANGEMKVQIQCPGGGWIQDPDVLDTWFSSGLAPFVFLGWPQEDKLVKRYYPSSLLVTGYDIIFFWVARMYFFGLEFMGQKPFNELLLHGLIRDAQGRKMSKSLNNGVDPMDMVDKYGSDALRWFLITNTTPGLDIKFSDEKVEAAWRVNNKLWNIAKYISDLPQNDVQETDADKWIMEKLANLESKISHHMKSYDFAVLGTEIYRYLFNDLSGWYVEFLKTAYSKKSAMEVLKKSLVILHPFLPFITDRLFSEIFNEELLEQQWPLFNTQTEASYINDVISVVTEIRKYREENSISKKEVILYSLVNKLNDNAIAMINKMAYADIEANEDYLIALENNTLYIKQSQETKAKNKELLEQKIAFVKSEIARAKGILSNEKFVAKAPRDKVEAEENKLKKYSEELAQYEEELRCKY, encoded by the coding sequence ATGGATAAATCATATAATCATAAATTAGTTGAAGCAGGAATTGATCAAAAATGGCAAGAAAAGAAATATTTTCAAACTCATGATGAGACTAAAAAACCATTTACAATTTTGCTACCGCCACCAAATGTAACAGGGAAATTGCATTTAGGCCATGCATTAGATGTATATATACAAGACACAATAATTAGATACAAAAAATTAAATGGTTTTGATGTTTTATGACTTCCTGGAATGGATCATGCTGGAATAGCCACTCAATCTAAAGTTGAAGACGAAATTTATAAAGCAGAAGGTTTAAATCGTCATGATTTAGGCCGTGAAGAGTTTATTCGTCGTGTGTGAGAATGAAAAGTTCAATATGCTGAATTATTCAGAAAGCAATGATCAACAATTGGATTAGCTCTTGATTATTCTAGTGAACGTTTTACTTTAGATGAAAAAGCTAATCAAGCAGTGCAAAAAGTTTTTGTTGATTTATATAACAAAGGATTTATTTATAAAGGTGTTAAAGCAATTAACTGGGATGTTAAATTGCAAACTGCATTATCTAATATTGAAGTAAATAATGAACCAACTGAACAAAAAATGTATTACATTAAATATCCGGTTGAAAATTCAAATGACTATTTAGTTATAGCTACTGTTAGAACAGAAACATTGCTAAGTGATGTGGCTGTAGTATATAATCCAAATGATGAAAGATATCAACATTTAGCTGGTAAATATGTAATTCACCCAGTTACTGGAAAAAGATTGCCAATCATTGCTGATGAATATGTTGAAATCGGATTTGGTTCAGGATTAATGAAACTAAGTGCTCATGCTGAGGCTGATATTGATATTATGAAAAAACTTGGTTTTGAAATATTAGAAACTATTGATAAACAAGGTTATATTAATTATCAAGAATTACCTCAATTCCATAAAATGGAACGTTTCCAAGCTCGTGAAGCAATTGCAAAATATTTAGAGCAAAATAACTTATTAGAAAAAGTTGAGACAACAATTTCAAATGTAGGAATTTCAGATCGTTCAAAAACTCCTGTGGAAATATTGGTTCTGCCTCAATGATTCGTAAAAATGGATCATTTTAGAGATTTAATTATCAATGATTTAAATTCAGGAAATGGTGTTGAATTTTTCCCTAAACGTTTTGAAAACACAATGAGACAATGAATGGAAAATGTTTACGATTGAACTATTTCGAGACAATTATGATGAGGACATAGAATTCCTGCTTGATATAATGCAAACGGCGAAATGAAAGTTCAAATTCAATGTCCTGGTGGCGGATGAATTCAAGATCCTGATGTACTAGATACTTGATTTTCATCAGGTTTAGCACCTTTTGTCTTTCTAGGATGACCACAAGAAGATAAATTAGTTAAAAGATATTATCCTTCTTCTTTATTGGTTACAGGATACGATATTATATTTTTCTGAGTAGCTAGAATGTATTTCTTCGGATTAGAATTCATGGGACAAAAACCTTTTAATGAATTATTACTACATGGATTAATTCGTGATGCACAAGGTAGAAAAATGTCTAAATCATTAAATAACGGTGTTGATCCAATGGATATGGTTGATAAATACGGTTCAGATGCTTTAAGATGATTCTTAATAACTAATACTACACCAGGATTAGATATTAAATTTAGCGATGAAAAAGTGGAAGCAGCTTGAAGAGTAAATAATAAATTATGAAATATCGCTAAATACATTAGTGATTTACCTCAAAATGATGTACAAGAAACTGACGCTGATAAATGAATTATGGAAAAATTAGCAAATTTAGAAAGCAAAATTTCACATCATATGAAATCTTATGATTTTGCAGTATTAGGAACTGAAATTTATCGTTATTTATTTAATGATTTATCAGGATGATATGTTGAATTTCTTAAGACAGCTTACAGTAAGAAATCAGCAATGGAAGTATTAAAAAAATCACTTGTTATACTTCATCCGTTCTTACCATTTATAACTGATAGATTATTTAGTGAAATTTTTAATGAAGAATTATTAGAACAACAATGGCCTTTATTTAATACACAAACAGAAGCTTCATATATAAATGATGTTATTTCTGTAGTAACAGAAATAAGAAAATATCGTGAAGAAAATTCTATTTCTAAAAAAGAAGTTATTTTATATTCATTAGTAAATAAGTTAAATGATAATGCTATTGCAATGATTAATAAAATGGCTTATGCTGATATAGAAGCAAATGAAGATTACTTAATAGCTTTAGAAAATAATACTTTATACATCAAGCAATCACAAGAAACTAAAGCAAAAAATAAAGAGCTATTAGAACAAAAAATAGCATTTGTAAAAAGCGAAATAGCTCGTGCCAAAGGTATTTTAAGCAATGAAAAATTCGTAGCGAAAGCACCTAGAGATAAAGTCGAAGCTGAAGAAAATAAACTAAAAAAATATAGTGAAGAACTCGCACAATACGAGGAGGAATTAAGATGCAAATATTAA